CCTGATTAAACTCTGGATAATCAGGTAATCAATCTCTTATGATCATCGCAAATAATCGGATTCTCGAGCTTTAGATTATTTTGAGTATATGGTCGTTTGGTAATATATTGGTGATGGTTGATCATCTTTTGAAATGGTTAGATTACATTGAGGAGCTGCTGAAGAATTGCAATATTGCATTGATGGACTTAtctttgtatattattttggtgTTCCTTGCTTTCTGAATTAAGATTTGATCTATGCAGCTAGATTTTCATACTTTACACAATGTATCCGTGAAGCTTGAGTGTTCAATGTGTTGTCTGTGGATACAGTTTCTTTGTGCCTCTCTATAACTTAgccataaaaaaaatcacaggGGAAATGTTTCTAGACTTTACATTCTTGGGGACATACTTAGAGAAGAAcatttactctcttttttttttgtatgttttgcttCCATTGCTAGATGTCAGAACGTTTTAAATATTATACTTGTACTTATTGAAACAAACTTTGCTAGAATCAGCTTTTGTTCTTTTATGTGAGAATttcacttgttttttttctctctaatgTTGTTGACCTTTCTAAAATTCCACTGCCAGGGGGTTTCTGCAGCTATGCTGACTTGTTTAGACATGGAGCAGCATTCTCAAACTTTTGGCCTCCCTCCTCCACATATCTCTGTTCCTAGTTTCGAACCTTATGACAACAACAACTCAATGTTACACGGGCTTCAACAGTCCCATCATCATCAACGTCCTTCCAATTTTGGTCCTGCCATGTCAACCCCACCACATTTCCATCTCCCTTATGCGCCTTTTCATGCTCCACCGTTTGCTCCTGGAGGTACTTCCACTGAAAATGAGAGGGATGCACGTGTTATGGGTCAGGGATACAAAAGAAAGAGCACTCAAGTAATGCCCGGAAATTTTCAGTATCAAAGCACTGCAGAAGCACCTTTCCCATTCCCACACTATGGCCCACAACCAGTAGATGAGAGGAGTGTGAGGAACAGAGCAGGAGCAGCTACAATGGATCCGCCTCTCTCCCATGTTCATAGCAATTTCGTGCAAGGAAGCTATCTAGCTCCTCCTGGCTCAGTCTGGTATGACCAACATTGTAATGGAAACACATCTGATGGATCCTCTTCTTCGCTTTGGCCCCAACCACCCTCTGTACCTTATATGCATGGTAATTAATATCCGTATTCTCTCAACACTGAGACTGGTCTTTATGCAAGTTCTTGAAAATCTTAATTATTCGTCTTGTTTGATTTCTTAGGTCACGGTGTTACTGGCTCCATAAACTCTGGTAATGTCTGCTTTCCGAGATACCATGAAACATCTAGTAGCAGAAACCAAACACCATTTGTATACCCTAGACACAACCATTTTAGCCATCATCCGGCACCTCCTCCCACCTTATTCCCTCACTTGGCTTCAGTCTCATACACTGTTCCCATGAATATTCATGATGCTTCCTACAGTCATGTGGGACCAGTTCAATCAACTGGGTTTAGTATAAACCCGCAACGTCCCCTAGATGATTTTGTACCTGCAGCGACTCTTAGAAACCATGGACTGCCTCGCTTTAGAGCATTTCCCACAGATGTAATTAACATCCTCTTTAGCACATTTTGTTCATCTTTTAGTGTCACTTTGttcaaaaatgtttat
This region of Brassica napus cultivar Da-Ae chromosome C5, Da-Ae, whole genome shotgun sequence genomic DNA includes:
- the BNACNNG59350D gene encoding probable E3 ubiquitin-protein ligase ZFP1, whose translation is MLTCLDMEQHSQTFGLPPPHISVPSFEPYDNNNSMLHGLQQSHHHQRPSNFGPAMSTPPHFHLPYAPFHAPPFAPGGTSTENERDARVMGQGYKRKSTQVMPGNFQYQSTAEAPFPFPHYGPQPVDERSVRNRAGAATMDPPLSHVHSNFVQGSYLAPPGSVWYDQHCNGNTSDGSSSSLWPQPPSVPYMHGHGVTGSINSGNVCFPRYHETSSSRNQTPFVYPRHNHFSHHPAPPPTLFPHLASVSYTVPMNIHDASYSHVGPVQSTGFSINPQRPLDDFVPAATLRNHGLPRFRAFPTDEVAVFREGGFYSAVDYVDHHQDMRLDIEDMSYEELLALSDHIGTVKTGLSEEDVEALLKRRTSLSTRINLEDATSTDLETDSCTICQENYKNQDQIATLDCRHEYHAECLKKWLVIKNICPVCKSEALGHGKEEGTIKSL